The Gammaproteobacteria bacterium genome has a segment encoding these proteins:
- a CDS encoding peroxiredoxin: MTIKLGDRMPEGSFGIMTKDGPGSISSSELFKGKKVVLFAVPGAFTPTCSMNHLPGYVERAADLRARGVDTVACMSVNDAFVMDAWGKDRRVGDKVLMLADGNGAYTRALGLELDATGFGMGKRSQRFAVVVEDGTVRKLFVEAPREFKVSAAENVLNNL, translated from the coding sequence ATGACCATCAAGCTCGGCGACCGCATGCCTGAAGGCAGCTTTGGAATAATGACGAAGGACGGCCCCGGCAGCATCTCCTCGTCCGAACTCTTCAAGGGCAAGAAGGTCGTCTTGTTCGCCGTACCAGGCGCATTCACGCCGACCTGCTCCATGAACCATCTACCGGGCTACGTGGAGCGCGCAGCGGATCTGCGTGCTCGCGGTGTCGATACAGTCGCGTGCATGTCCGTCAATGACGCCTTTGTCATGGATGCCTGGGGCAAAGACCGACGAGTCGGCGACAAAGTCCTGATGCTCGCCGATGGAAACGGCGCCTACACGCGCGCACTCGGCCTCGAACTCGATGCGACCGGCTTCGGCATGGGCAAGCGCAGCCAGCGCTTTGCGGTCGTTGTCGAGGATGGGACCGTCAGGAAGCTCTTCGTAGAAGCGCCGCGCGAATTCAAGGTAAGCGCCGCGGAAAACGTGCTGAACAATCTCTGA
- a CDS encoding MFS transporter: MHTADLTPGPVVAPDGPATPSLILLAFASSLSPFGMSVIFPVLPDIAASFNVSTADAQFLIAVYLFGLAVGQPAAGIAADRFGRRVVMLSGFVLFTLSSVACLFMPDFAMLVALRFVQALGVSVGTIVSRAVISDSFDALAAARALSWIGAAMGVAPMLGPVIGGGLAAWANPLAVFAVSAGLGLGLTGTLFIWLREPSRPAPIADDQPGLWPGVLLQLVKSRTFVGHTLLFAFTQGSFFAFLAVGAAVFDQHLQIGPQTFGVIWGGMSVIYVVGAIISARLARRAGTDGALRTSTRLSAAAGGLLLLATVFTGVTLPGLLLPIAILMIAAGIQTPLSMAGVLNSAPALSGTAAGLSSSMALGLGGAFSIVSGQLYDGSFVPIAMLMASAATMTLLARRIARQSARLPLL; the protein is encoded by the coding sequence GTGCACACAGCGGACCTTACGCCCGGACCGGTAGTCGCGCCTGACGGTCCGGCGACGCCGTCTTTGATCCTGCTTGCCTTCGCCAGCTCGCTGTCACCATTCGGGATGAGCGTGATCTTCCCGGTCCTGCCGGATATCGCCGCGAGTTTCAATGTCAGCACCGCGGATGCGCAGTTCCTGATTGCGGTTTACCTGTTCGGACTCGCGGTTGGCCAGCCAGCAGCCGGAATTGCGGCCGACCGATTCGGCCGCCGCGTCGTGATGCTCAGCGGTTTTGTGCTTTTTACGCTCAGCAGCGTCGCATGCCTGTTCATGCCCGACTTCGCGATGCTCGTCGCACTGCGTTTCGTGCAGGCGCTCGGGGTAAGTGTCGGGACGATAGTGTCCCGCGCCGTCATCAGTGACAGTTTCGATGCACTGGCTGCGGCGCGCGCCTTGTCCTGGATTGGCGCAGCGATGGGCGTTGCACCGATGCTCGGACCGGTCATCGGCGGCGGCCTTGCTGCCTGGGCGAACCCGCTCGCGGTCTTTGCGGTCAGCGCCGGACTGGGCCTCGGGCTGACGGGCACATTATTCATCTGGCTGCGCGAACCGAGCCGGCCAGCCCCGATTGCCGACGACCAACCCGGCCTTTGGCCTGGGGTTCTCCTGCAACTGGTCAAATCTCGCACCTTCGTCGGGCACACGCTGCTGTTCGCATTTACTCAAGGCAGCTTCTTTGCATTCCTTGCGGTTGGCGCCGCGGTGTTCGACCAACACCTGCAAATCGGCCCGCAGACGTTTGGTGTCATCTGGGGCGGTATGAGCGTGATTTACGTGGTCGGCGCGATCATCTCGGCGCGCCTCGCTCGCCGTGCTGGAACGGATGGAGCATTGCGGACGAGCACCCGGCTGTCGGCGGCTGCGGGCGGCCTGCTGCTTCTCGCAACGGTTTTCACCGGGGTCACATTGCCCGGGCTACTCCTGCCCATTGCGATACTCATGATTGCCGCAGGCATTCAGACGCCCTTATCGATGGCCGGGGTTCTGAACTCCGCACCCGCGCTTTCCGGAACGGCGGCCGGGCTATCGAGTTCCATGGCACTCGGTCTGGGCGGCGCCTTCAGTATCGTATCCGGGCAGTTGTACGACGGGTCATTCGTCCCGATCGCGATGTTGATGGCATCCGCCGCAACGATGACTCTTCTGGCACGCCGGATCGCCCGGCAGTCCGCACGGCTGCCGTTGCTGTAA
- a CDS encoding electron transfer flavoprotein subunit alpha/FixB family protein, with amino-acid sequence MMTTSGMLIVAEHNGGNLNQSTARCVTCATSIAGARIDVLVLGHECSTVAAQAAALFGVHRVLTVDRPENAAPLAAVLAPQVAELAAGYGYILGPSTTFGKDLMPRVAALLGVGQISDLMAIVGPRAFQRPVYAGNVIVTVEVPEGLKIVATVRTASFKPTPDGGTAEITQARVDAALPSHTSFVELRAGGGGARPDLQTARIVFSGGRGVGSEGNFALLYALADRLGVAVGASRAAVDAGFVPNDMQIGQTGKIIAPDLYIAFGISGAIQHLTGIKDAGLIVAVNKDAEAPIFQVADVGLVADLFQIIPELEKKLG; translated from the coding sequence ATGATGACTACATCGGGAATGCTTATTGTCGCCGAGCACAACGGCGGGAACCTCAACCAGAGCACGGCGAGATGCGTAACGTGCGCCACCAGCATCGCTGGAGCGCGCATTGACGTTCTGGTGCTCGGACATGAGTGCAGCACGGTTGCGGCCCAGGCGGCTGCCCTTTTCGGAGTCCACCGGGTGCTGACCGTGGATCGCCCGGAAAATGCAGCGCCATTGGCCGCAGTTCTGGCGCCACAGGTGGCGGAACTCGCGGCCGGGTATGGGTACATACTCGGTCCCTCCACCACGTTCGGCAAAGACCTGATGCCTCGTGTCGCTGCATTACTCGGTGTGGGCCAGATCAGCGACCTCATGGCGATCGTCGGCCCACGCGCTTTTCAACGTCCCGTGTACGCCGGCAATGTCATCGTCACCGTAGAGGTACCCGAAGGTCTGAAGATTGTCGCAACCGTCCGGACGGCATCATTCAAACCGACGCCAGACGGTGGCACCGCTGAGATCACGCAAGCGAGGGTCGATGCTGCCCTGCCCTCCCACACGAGTTTTGTCGAACTGCGCGCCGGCGGGGGCGGCGCCCGCCCGGACCTGCAGACCGCGCGCATAGTTTTCTCGGGTGGGCGTGGAGTCGGCAGTGAAGGCAATTTTGCGTTGTTGTATGCCCTGGCCGACAGGCTTGGAGTCGCCGTGGGAGCCTCGCGCGCAGCCGTGGACGCGGGATTCGTCCCCAACGACATGCAGATCGGCCAGACAGGAAAGATCATCGCACCCGACTTATACATCGCTTTCGGCATATCAGGCGCAATTCAGCACCTGACCGGCATAAAGGATGCGGGCCTGATAGTGGCGGTCAACAAAGACGCCGAAGCCCCGATTTTCCAGGTCGCCGACGTCGGACTTGTTGCCGACCTGTTCCAGATCATACCGGAACTTGAAAAGAAGCTGGGCTGA
- a CDS encoding electron transfer flavoprotein subunit beta/FixA family protein yields the protein MVCLKRVVDYNVRIRVKDDGSGVVTDGVKMSINPFDEIALEEALRIREAGQPVEVIAVSIGPDDCQQQLRTGLAMGADRAILLETDTEVEPLAAARALLKLVEREQPDLVLMGKQAIDDDNNQTGQMLAALWNRPQATFASRLEIADGRATVTREVDDGLEVISIELPAVVTADLRLNEPRYVKLPDIMKAKKKPLERQNLAALGTDMTPRLRLSKYEAPLPRQKGRMVANVDELVSALRDKGFFN from the coding sequence ATGGTATGCCTGAAGCGGGTCGTTGACTACAACGTCCGCATTCGAGTCAAGGACGACGGATCGGGAGTGGTCACCGACGGCGTAAAGATGAGCATCAATCCGTTCGACGAGATCGCACTTGAGGAAGCGCTGCGAATTCGCGAGGCCGGTCAACCGGTCGAGGTCATTGCTGTCTCCATCGGCCCGGATGATTGTCAACAGCAGCTGCGCACCGGGCTCGCAATGGGGGCGGATCGTGCCATCCTGCTGGAGACGGACACTGAAGTTGAACCACTGGCGGCGGCCAGGGCGTTGCTGAAGCTCGTGGAACGCGAGCAACCCGATCTTGTCCTCATGGGAAAGCAGGCGATCGACGACGACAACAATCAAACCGGTCAGATGCTTGCGGCCCTCTGGAACCGACCCCAGGCAACGTTTGCATCGCGCCTGGAAATTGCCGACGGGCGGGCAACCGTCACGCGGGAGGTCGATGACGGGCTGGAGGTGATCAGTATCGAATTGCCAGCCGTGGTCACTGCTGATCTGCGTCTCAACGAGCCGCGCTACGTCAAACTGCCGGACATCATGAAAGCGAAGAAAAAGCCGCTGGAGCGTCAGAACCTCGCGGCGCTCGGCACCGACATGACTCCCAGGCTCAGGCTGTCGAAATACGAAGCGCCGCTGCCGCGCCAGAAAGGCAGGATGGTCGCCAATGTCGACGAACTGGTTTCGGCTCTGCGCGATAAAGGCTTCTTCAACTGA
- a CDS encoding sulfurtransferase has translation MTTSGEFPALISPNELAELVRPGEGVVLDCRFNLAKPEAGEAAFQSAHIPGAAYAHLDRDLASPRGPGSGRHPLPGPARLSRIFSSWGIDRSVRVVAYDDAGGAIAARLWWLLRWMGHPQVALLDGGWNAWTETGMPVSTATPDARQREFQGRAGQMPVMETEEIASRLTDEHLLIIDARAPARYLGQMEPIDPIAGHIPGAVNLPFQDNLTESGRFRSRAVLRQNIDAIIGHRAAGDTVVMCGSGVTACHNIFSMELVGFPGACLYPGSWSEWIADPRRPVSQG, from the coding sequence ATGACCACCTCCGGTGAATTTCCGGCGCTGATTTCACCCAACGAACTGGCCGAGCTCGTTCGGCCCGGCGAGGGAGTCGTGCTGGACTGCCGGTTCAATCTCGCGAAACCTGAGGCCGGCGAAGCAGCGTTCCAGTCGGCCCACATACCCGGGGCAGCTTATGCGCATCTCGATCGCGACCTGGCGTCACCTCGCGGTCCCGGCAGCGGGCGGCATCCATTACCTGGTCCGGCCAGGCTCTCCAGGATCTTTTCCAGCTGGGGCATCGACAGGTCAGTCAGGGTGGTGGCCTATGACGATGCAGGCGGCGCTATCGCGGCGCGTCTGTGGTGGTTGCTGCGCTGGATGGGTCACCCGCAGGTCGCATTGCTCGATGGTGGCTGGAACGCATGGACTGAAACCGGCATGCCCGTCAGCACAGCAACTCCCGACGCCCGGCAGCGAGAATTCCAGGGACGCGCGGGTCAGATGCCCGTCATGGAGACGGAAGAAATCGCGTCTCGTCTCACAGACGAGCATCTGCTGATCATCGATGCGCGCGCACCTGCCCGGTATCTGGGTCAGATGGAGCCCATCGATCCTATAGCCGGCCATATTCCGGGAGCGGTGAATCTGCCGTTTCAGGACAATCTGACCGAATCGGGCCGTTTCCGTAGTCGCGCCGTCCTTCGGCAAAACATCGATGCGATCATCGGCCATCGTGCGGCCGGTGACACCGTCGTGATGTGTGGTTCCGGAGTCACCGCATGCCATAATATTTTTTCGATGGAACTGGTGGGGTTTCCCGGCGCCTGCCTGTATCCGGGTTCGTGGAGCGAATGGATTGCCGACCCACGGCGGCCGGTTTCGCAGGGTTGA
- a CDS encoding MFS transporter, with translation MTQTRQGFYYGWVIALGAALLLLVTNGMVLGGLSVFDEAILGTLQESTGQPSMRGDLNLRALITFWGSGALAPLAGAIADRIGVRPLMVVGLALLAGGYFFYGLIQSLGEIYTIHAAFAMSLATCGLVVNVMLVSKWFVRNRGFAIGIALAGTSLGNAILAPANAWLIEQVGWRAAFQWTAVIPLLMIPLVLFVLRERPANMGSEGVSGSRHAAAAAPAGDMTYWAALGTANFWILALIAMCTFYSILAMSAHVYLHMRDEGFQPQVAAFGQTVMFATGLAAKVGSGLLADRFGRKPIFTGTLAFMCGGAWLIPGASENMVWMALFLFGLGWGGLYTLLQLLAADYFGVRHLGKILGTITVLDTFGGGMGPFVTGVLYDRYGSYTVPFTMIAVLVTVALLLSTLYRARPEAA, from the coding sequence GTGACGCAAACCAGGCAGGGGTTCTACTACGGGTGGGTCATAGCGCTTGGTGCGGCGCTCCTGCTCCTCGTCACGAACGGCATGGTTCTTGGCGGCCTGTCTGTCTTCGATGAAGCCATTCTGGGCACGCTCCAGGAGTCGACCGGGCAACCGTCGATGAGAGGCGATCTGAATCTACGTGCGCTGATCACTTTCTGGGGCAGCGGCGCACTTGCGCCACTTGCCGGTGCGATTGCCGATCGGATCGGCGTTCGCCCGCTGATGGTAGTGGGGCTTGCGCTGCTGGCAGGCGGGTACTTCTTCTACGGCTTGATTCAAAGCCTGGGGGAGATCTACACAATTCATGCTGCATTTGCGATGTCGCTGGCCACCTGCGGACTGGTGGTCAATGTCATGCTCGTGTCGAAATGGTTCGTGCGGAACCGCGGTTTTGCAATCGGTATCGCTTTGGCTGGCACGAGTCTCGGCAATGCGATTCTCGCGCCGGCAAATGCCTGGCTGATCGAGCAGGTCGGTTGGCGGGCCGCATTCCAGTGGACTGCCGTCATCCCGTTGCTGATGATTCCGCTGGTCCTGTTCGTTCTTCGTGAACGTCCGGCCAACATGGGGAGCGAGGGGGTCAGCGGCAGCAGGCACGCCGCCGCGGCGGCTCCAGCCGGGGACATGACCTATTGGGCTGCGCTGGGGACTGCGAATTTCTGGATACTTGCGCTGATTGCCATGTGCACCTTCTATTCGATCCTGGCGATGAGCGCACACGTCTACCTGCACATGCGGGATGAGGGTTTTCAGCCGCAGGTGGCGGCATTCGGCCAAACCGTCATGTTTGCGACCGGCCTTGCTGCCAAGGTCGGCAGCGGCCTGCTGGCGGACAGATTCGGTCGCAAACCGATCTTCACGGGGACCCTTGCGTTCATGTGCGGCGGGGCCTGGCTCATTCCAGGCGCAAGCGAAAATATGGTGTGGATGGCGCTGTTCCTGTTTGGACTCGGCTGGGGCGGCTTGTATACGCTGCTGCAATTGCTGGCCGCGGACTACTTTGGCGTCAGGCATCTTGGCAAGATCCTCGGCACGATTACGGTTCTCGATACATTCGGCGGCGGCATGGGACCGTTCGTGACCGGGGTCCTGTACGATCGCTATGGCTCTTATACAGTCCCCTTCACGATGATCGCGGTGCTGGTAACTGTTGCGCTGTTGCTGTCAACACTGTACCGGGCACGGCCCGAAGCGGCGTGA
- a CDS encoding aminotransferase class I/II-fold pyridoxal phosphate-dependent enzyme, translating into MNRRLKPSNSLRGVRYEIRGKLANRAHEMQRRGHEIIALNIGNPGLFGFRTPETMRLAMIENLQASEGYCHQKGIFPAREAVVLQQQERGVAGVSAEHVFMGNGVSELIDLTLRGLLDPGDEVLIPSPDYPLWTASVTLNCGKPVHYPCPPELAFQPDLDTMARLITPRTRAIVVINPNNPTGAVYPRATLEAIARLAEKHGLLVFSDEIYDQMTYGNAVSIPMATLVNDTLCATFSGLSKVYRACGFRVGWVVFSGNRADAQPYLDALDLLASLRLCSNVPGQWAVQTALGGFQSVRELVSPGGRLFESRQALIDGAGASRYLRMVPPDGAMYAFVGVDPEALPDFDDQEFALELLEKRHVLVAPGTSFNTSYNNHFRVTNLPDAATLAEVFRRMEEVLDGLSMRRAAGPAKSSA; encoded by the coding sequence ATGAACCGACGCCTTAAGCCAAGCAACTCGCTCCGTGGGGTCCGCTACGAGATCCGTGGCAAGCTCGCCAATCGCGCCCACGAAATGCAACGTCGCGGCCATGAAATCATCGCCCTCAACATCGGCAATCCCGGGCTGTTCGGATTCCGGACGCCGGAGACGATGCGCCTGGCGATGATCGAGAACCTGCAGGCGAGCGAAGGCTACTGTCATCAGAAGGGGATTTTTCCTGCCCGTGAGGCCGTTGTCCTGCAACAACAGGAGCGGGGTGTCGCGGGCGTCTCGGCCGAGCACGTGTTCATGGGCAATGGCGTGAGCGAGCTGATCGACCTGACCCTGCGCGGATTGCTGGATCCGGGTGACGAGGTGCTGATCCCGAGCCCTGACTACCCGCTCTGGACTGCCAGCGTAACTCTGAATTGTGGCAAGCCGGTGCACTACCCCTGTCCACCGGAGCTCGCGTTCCAGCCGGACCTGGATACGATGGCTCGCTTGATCACCCCGCGTACGCGCGCCATCGTGGTGATCAATCCGAATAACCCCACGGGAGCCGTGTACCCCCGCGCGACCCTGGAGGCAATTGCCCGGCTGGCGGAGAAGCACGGTCTGCTGGTCTTCAGCGACGAGATCTACGACCAGATGACATACGGCAATGCCGTTTCGATTCCCATGGCGACGCTCGTGAATGACACCTTGTGCGCCACTTTCAGCGGGTTGTCGAAGGTGTACCGCGCCTGCGGGTTCCGGGTGGGATGGGTGGTCTTCAGCGGCAACCGGGCGGACGCGCAGCCATACCTTGATGCGCTCGATCTGCTGGCGTCTCTTCGACTTTGCAGTAACGTTCCTGGCCAGTGGGCAGTGCAGACGGCGCTCGGAGGTTTCCAGAGTGTCCGGGAACTGGTTTCGCCGGGCGGGCGTCTGTTTGAATCACGCCAGGCGCTCATCGATGGTGCCGGTGCCAGCCGCTATTTGCGCATGGTGCCACCGGACGGAGCGATGTATGCCTTTGTCGGTGTGGATCCGGAAGCACTGCCTGATTTCGACGACCAGGAGTTTGCCCTGGAGTTGCTCGAGAAGCGTCATGTGCTGGTCGCTCCGGGTACCAGTTTCAACACCTCGTACAACAATCACTTCCGGGTCACCAACCTGCCGGACGCGGCGACGCTCGCCGAGGTTTTCCGCCGCATGGAAGAAGTGCTGGACGGGCTGTCCATGAGACGAGCCGCCGGGCCGGCAAAAAGCAGCGCTTGA
- a CDS encoding PD-(D/E)XK nuclease family protein produces MTNVLPALEQGVTAVTANKRLARTLLLAFNRAQLAREAHAWRTPPVLDWHVWLEKLWAEAIHAADAVATHDLITPAQKTALWRGIATENAIAPLPGDNASLAELAMVSWGRCQDWRVSDEELERSADSVETLTFARWAGEYRKRCAHLGLLDPDMLSATVAAGLQRGTIRNPGAIQFVGFVEWTPAQREIVRVLASLGCEVREEPVPRISNRQVRSVACHDEAEELALAARWARLKREQESQASIAVIVPDLAARRSQVRRVVLDVFAPDWRSRPGDVMPVSFSLGQPLTAVGLVHAALLILRMLSDSLDYRDFGQLLRSPYLGGYRIERGARAGLDLVSREWQGTQCRVADFAVGAGSVATPLLAGFLQQINGIVSSLPRAQPPSRWAATFEAALRACGWPGDRTLGSDEYQALMAWREQLSQLRSCDRVSGDIACDSCLDLLSDTAGRVIFQPSGDDAAVQVMGTLEAVGQQFDSLWVCGLSSDSWPPASSPDPLLPLALQRRLQMPAASSAVARERAERLLRCIESSAPDVVVSWPGFRGDEPVAPSPLIGQLPRIDIGLLRRWDGETQREALLRARRTELVVDDVPPALDPRRLPLGRGGVSLLERQSRCPARAFLEFRLGARELRAPVTGLDAATRGTMVHSILQRLFRRINDQQQLRQLGEGEQARILDELIRQELAKFALNAGPFVRALLNEEHARLTALLSALLRLERERQPFRVIATEQVLSDFDAPESLRALQLTLRIDRVDESADGRRLLIDYKTGRQLASLGEVHGDRLRSPQLPTYAVAIACDAAAFLQVSRGSIGWRGVGQGEWGIDGILSAAALTKDPDQEWEALRAAWRRAVDRLAGEFLRGDFRVDRRHLDDALGQWAMAIRTHEIEDIDPGPR; encoded by the coding sequence ATGACCAATGTTCTGCCCGCCCTCGAGCAAGGGGTGACGGCGGTAACGGCCAACAAGCGCCTCGCCCGAACTCTCCTGCTGGCTTTCAACCGCGCCCAACTGGCCCGTGAAGCCCACGCCTGGCGCACCCCGCCGGTACTGGACTGGCATGTGTGGCTGGAAAAGCTCTGGGCGGAAGCGATTCACGCAGCTGACGCCGTCGCCACTCACGACCTGATCACGCCGGCCCAGAAGACGGCGCTGTGGCGCGGGATCGCAACGGAGAACGCCATTGCACCACTGCCTGGTGACAATGCGTCGCTCGCCGAGCTGGCCATGGTTTCCTGGGGCAGGTGCCAGGACTGGCGCGTGAGCGATGAGGAACTCGAGCGCTCGGCAGATTCTGTGGAGACGCTCACATTTGCGCGGTGGGCTGGTGAATATCGCAAGCGTTGCGCGCACCTGGGTTTGCTCGACCCGGACATGCTGTCTGCGACGGTCGCTGCGGGTCTGCAGCGAGGGACGATCAGGAATCCGGGCGCGATCCAGTTCGTCGGTTTCGTGGAGTGGACTCCGGCCCAGCGGGAGATCGTGCGCGTGCTTGCGAGCCTGGGCTGCGAAGTCAGGGAAGAGCCCGTTCCGCGCATCAGTAACAGACAGGTGCGCAGCGTTGCCTGTCATGACGAAGCCGAGGAACTCGCGCTGGCTGCCCGCTGGGCGCGACTGAAACGTGAGCAGGAATCGCAAGCCTCGATTGCCGTCATCGTACCGGACCTCGCTGCCCGGCGTTCGCAGGTTCGTCGCGTCGTTCTCGACGTGTTTGCTCCGGATTGGCGCAGCAGGCCTGGCGATGTGATGCCGGTCAGTTTCTCGCTCGGCCAGCCGTTGACGGCCGTGGGATTGGTGCATGCGGCACTGCTGATCCTGCGCATGTTGAGTGACAGTCTCGACTATCGCGATTTCGGGCAGTTACTGCGCAGCCCTTACCTCGGAGGATACCGGATAGAACGTGGTGCAAGAGCCGGCCTGGACCTCGTGAGCCGTGAGTGGCAAGGCACACAGTGCCGGGTGGCCGATTTCGCGGTTGGGGCGGGCAGCGTTGCGACGCCGCTGCTCGCGGGTTTTCTGCAGCAGATCAACGGTATCGTATCGTCGCTGCCACGGGCGCAGCCCCCGAGCCGCTGGGCGGCGACCTTCGAGGCGGCGCTCCGGGCCTGCGGCTGGCCGGGGGATCGGACGCTCGGCAGCGATGAATACCAGGCGCTCATGGCGTGGCGGGAGCAACTCAGTCAACTGCGGAGCTGTGACCGGGTCAGCGGTGATATCGCGTGCGATTCCTGCCTGGATCTGCTGAGTGATACAGCCGGCCGGGTAATATTCCAGCCCAGCGGCGATGACGCTGCCGTGCAGGTAATGGGCACGCTGGAAGCCGTCGGACAGCAGTTCGATTCTTTGTGGGTTTGCGGTCTGAGCAGTGATTCCTGGCCTCCCGCCAGCAGCCCGGATCCGCTGCTTCCACTCGCGCTGCAGCGTCGCCTGCAGATGCCAGCTGCGTCATCGGCGGTGGCCCGCGAGCGAGCCGAGCGGTTGCTGCGCTGTATCGAGTCGAGCGCGCCTGATGTCGTGGTCAGCTGGCCCGGGTTTCGCGGAGATGAACCCGTTGCGCCAAGCCCGCTCATTGGCCAACTGCCCCGCATCGACATTGGATTACTGCGCCGCTGGGACGGGGAGACGCAACGCGAAGCGCTGTTGCGGGCGCGGCGAACTGAGCTGGTCGTCGATGACGTTCCGCCGGCGCTTGATCCGCGTCGGTTGCCGCTTGGGAGAGGAGGCGTCAGCCTGCTCGAACGGCAGTCACGCTGTCCCGCGCGGGCGTTTCTGGAGTTCCGGCTCGGAGCCCGAGAACTTCGCGCGCCGGTGACGGGCCTCGATGCGGCGACACGCGGCACGATGGTTCACTCCATACTGCAGCGATTGTTCCGCCGCATCAATGACCAGCAACAATTGCGGCAACTGGGCGAAGGCGAGCAAGCCAGGATCCTGGACGAGCTGATCCGCCAGGAGCTCGCAAAGTTCGCGTTGAACGCCGGTCCCTTTGTTCGGGCACTCCTGAACGAGGAGCATGCACGCCTGACTGCCTTGTTGTCCGCGCTGTTGCGACTGGAGCGGGAGAGGCAGCCATTCAGGGTCATCGCAACAGAGCAGGTGCTGTCAGATTTCGACGCGCCTGAGTCCTTGCGGGCCTTGCAGCTCACGTTACGGATCGACCGTGTCGATGAATCCGCTGACGGTCGACGACTCCTGATCGACTATAAAACCGGCCGCCAACTGGCCTCGTTGGGAGAGGTCCATGGCGATCGGTTGCGTTCGCCGCAGCTGCCGACCTATGCGGTGGCCATTGCATGTGATGCGGCGGCATTCCTTCAGGTCAGCCGGGGGAGCATCGGCTGGCGTGGCGTGGGCCAGGGGGAGTGGGGGATCGACGGCATTCTCAGCGCGGCGGCGCTGACCAAAGATCCCGACCAGGAGTGGGAGGCGCTGCGAGCCGCCTGGCGACGCGCAGTCGACCGCCTGGCCGGAGAGTTCCTCCGCGGAGATTTTCGCGTTGACCGCCGGCACCTCGATGACGCGCTTGGCCAGTGGGCCATGGCCATCAGGACTCACGAGATCGAAGACATCGATCCAGGTCCTCGGTGA